Proteins encoded by one window of Luteimonas yindakuii:
- the dprA gene encoding DNA-processing protein DprA — MDTAVSPTSTRARTPAEDPHALLRLLLAGGAAAPRRRLLATHGSATAAIAAGADAWHAAGLDAGQHAALHRAGGAEMTAATAWLARPGHHLIGCNDPDYPPLLRDAPGAPLGLFIAGDPSLLWHPMVAVVGSRNPSAAGREHATAFSHAFVRAGLGIASGLALGIDACAHTAALEAGAPTIAVLGCGPDIAYPGANAPLQARIAGQGAVVSEFPPGTRPLREHFPARNRIVAALSLGTLVVEAALRSGALITARLAAEAGREVFAIPGSLHNPMARGCHRLIREGAALVESPEEVIGALDPIAQVLAHALHGRLHGPTSCAEPPSAAPGVDPEREDPDYNRLWAALGHDPTDMDRLASRTGLTMAEVSSMLLLMELEGRVLVEHGRYSRISATKRPRGAGRGK; from the coding sequence ATGGATACTGCCGTCAGCCCAACCTCCACCCGAGCCCGAACCCCGGCCGAAGACCCGCACGCCCTCCTCCGCCTGCTGCTCGCCGGCGGTGCGGCGGCGCCGCGCCGACGCCTCCTCGCCACCCACGGCAGCGCCACGGCGGCCATCGCCGCCGGCGCGGATGCCTGGCACGCGGCCGGCCTGGATGCAGGCCAGCACGCGGCGCTGCACCGGGCCGGTGGCGCGGAGATGACGGCGGCCACGGCCTGGCTGGCGCGACCCGGCCATCATCTGATCGGCTGCAACGATCCGGACTATCCGCCCTTGCTGCGCGACGCCCCCGGCGCGCCACTGGGACTGTTCATCGCCGGCGATCCGTCGCTGCTGTGGCATCCGATGGTGGCGGTCGTCGGCAGCCGCAATCCGAGCGCGGCCGGTCGCGAGCACGCGACCGCCTTCAGCCACGCCTTCGTGCGCGCCGGGCTCGGGATCGCCAGCGGGCTGGCGCTGGGCATCGATGCCTGCGCGCACACGGCGGCGCTGGAGGCCGGGGCGCCGACGATCGCGGTGCTGGGCTGCGGTCCGGATATCGCCTATCCCGGTGCGAACGCGCCGTTGCAGGCGCGGATCGCCGGGCAGGGCGCGGTGGTCAGCGAGTTCCCGCCCGGCACCCGGCCCCTGCGCGAGCATTTCCCCGCGCGCAACCGCATCGTCGCCGCGCTGTCGCTGGGCACGCTGGTGGTGGAGGCGGCATTGCGTTCCGGCGCGCTCATCACCGCCCGCCTTGCCGCCGAGGCCGGGCGCGAGGTGTTCGCCATCCCCGGCTCGCTGCACAACCCGATGGCGCGTGGCTGCCACCGGCTGATCCGCGAGGGCGCCGCCCTGGTCGAGTCCCCGGAGGAGGTGATCGGCGCCCTGGACCCGATCGCGCAGGTGCTGGCGCACGCCTTGCATGGACGTCTGCACGGCCCCACATCGTGTGCGGAGCCGCCTTCGGCGGCCCCGGGCGTGGATCCTGAACGCGAAGACCCCGACTACAACCGATTGTGGGCAGCCCTCGGGCATGACCCAACGGATATGGATCGGCTGGCGTCGCGCACTGGATTGACGATGGCCGAGGTGTCCTCCATGCTGCTGCTCATGGAGCTTGAAGGCCGCGTTCTGGTCGAGCACGGCCGGTACTCCCGCATATCCGCAACGAAGCGTCCACGGGGCGCAGGCCGGGGGAAATGA
- a CDS encoding DUF494 family protein: MKESILDVLLYLFEHYFTDEADLLRDRDSLQTGLLQAGFSPAEISKAFDWLDALAEQRPGPATPRPHGPVRMFAGPELDKLDQECRGFLLFLEQHGVLDAHQRELVIDRAMALDQDDLDLDDLKWVVLMVLFNQPGSEAAYAWMETQIFADEPEPVH; the protein is encoded by the coding sequence ATGAAAGAGAGCATTCTCGACGTCCTGCTCTACCTGTTCGAACACTATTTCACCGACGAAGCGGACCTGCTGCGCGATCGCGATTCGCTGCAGACCGGGCTGCTGCAGGCCGGTTTCAGCCCGGCCGAGATCAGCAAGGCGTTCGACTGGCTCGATGCCCTGGCCGAGCAGCGCCCGGGCCCGGCCACGCCGCGCCCGCACGGGCCGGTGCGCATGTTCGCCGGCCCCGAACTCGACAAGCTCGACCAGGAATGCCGCGGCTTCCTGCTGTTCCTGGAACAGCACGGCGTGCTCGACGCGCACCAGCGCGAGCTGGTGATCGACCGTGCCATGGCGCTGGACCAGGACGATCTGGACCTCGACGACCTGAAGTGGGTGGTGCTGATGGTGCTGTTCAACCAGCCCGGCAGCGAGGCCGCCTACGCCTGGATGGAAACCCAGATCTTCGCCGACGAGCCCGAGCCGGTGCATTGA
- a CDS encoding GYF domain-containing protein: MSTPRPDPACWHYRDARGRACGPYDIDALARLYRFGHLRADSEVWSDADPTPPGPLRGRRDAFRLHGDGRLEALATAYPDASRALGGTAVDAHGPDQRAGAAPPAAGPEPAPPVDRATASSAPDVTSPPRAWPWAAAVLLLLGLTLLVARLAS; the protein is encoded by the coding sequence ATGAGCACGCCCCGCCCCGACCCCGCCTGCTGGCATTACCGCGATGCCCGCGGCCGCGCCTGCGGGCCATACGACATCGATGCGCTGGCGCGGCTGTACCGGTTCGGCCACCTGCGCGCGGATTCCGAGGTCTGGTCCGACGCAGATCCGACGCCGCCCGGGCCCCTGCGCGGCCGCCGCGACGCCTTCCGTCTGCACGGCGACGGGCGTCTGGAGGCGCTGGCCACGGCGTACCCGGATGCATCGCGCGCGCTGGGCGGGACGGCGGTCGACGCACATGGTCCTGACCAGCGAGCGGGAGCCGCCCCACCGGCCGCGGGTCCCGAGCCTGCGCCGCCTGTCGACCGGGCCACTGCCAGCTCCGCGCCGGATGTCACCAGCCCGCCACGCGCCTGGCCCTGGGCCGCAGCCGTCCTGCTGCTCCTGGGATTGACATTGCTGGTGGCCCGGCTCGCTTCCTGA
- a CDS encoding DNA topoisomerase I — translation MAKNLLIVESPAKAKTINKYLGNDFQVLASYGHVRDLVPKEGAVDPEDGFRMRYDLIEKNEKHVDAIAKAAKSAQGIYLATDPDREGEAISWHIVEILRERGLLKDKELHRVVFTEITPRAIKEAMLKPRAIAGDLVDAQQARRALDYLVGFNLSPVLWRKVQRGLSAGRVQSPALRMIVEREEEIEAFIAREYWTIEAACAHASQPFSAKLTKLDGRKFEQFTVTDGDTAEDARSRIVAAAQGVLHVTDVTSKERKRRPAPPFTTSTLQQEASRKLGFTTRRTMQVAQKLYEGVAIGEEGTVGLITYMRTDSVSLSQDALGEIRDVIARDFGTGALPDKPNFYQTKSKNAQEAHEAVRPSSALRTPAQVGRHLSDDERRLYELIWKRAVASQMVPATLNTVSVDLAAGSEHSFRASGTTVIDPGFLAVYEEGKDSKGKDDEDEGRKLPVMKPGERIPLDRIHADQHFTQPPPRFTEASLVKTLEEYGIGRPSTYASIIQTLQFRKYVEMEGRAFRPSDVGRAVSKFLSSHFTRYVDYDFTAKLEDDLDAVSRGEEDWVPLMEKFWGPFKELVTEKTESVDRNEATGARELGTDPKTGKPVSVRLGRYGPYVAIGSTAEDAEDKPKFASLKPGQSMHTISLEDALELYLMPRVLGENNGEEVSVGIGRFGPFAKRGSVYASLKKEDDPYTIDLARAVFLIDEKEEIARNRIIKAFDGSDIQVLNGRFGPYISDGKLNGKIPKDREPASLTLEEVTKLLEETGKPARGRFGKKVAAKKVAKKAAAKAPATATKKAAKKATKKVARKAAGKTAKKAAGKVAKKAVAKKAAARTASATATPSNVDDAPF, via the coding sequence ATGGCCAAGAACCTCCTCATCGTCGAGTCGCCCGCCAAGGCCAAGACGATCAACAAATACCTCGGCAATGACTTCCAGGTCCTGGCCTCCTACGGCCATGTGCGCGACCTGGTGCCGAAGGAGGGCGCGGTGGATCCGGAAGACGGCTTCCGCATGCGCTACGACCTGATCGAGAAGAACGAGAAGCACGTCGACGCCATCGCCAAGGCCGCGAAGTCCGCCCAGGGCATCTACCTCGCGACCGACCCGGACCGCGAGGGCGAAGCGATCAGCTGGCACATCGTGGAGATCCTGCGCGAGCGCGGCCTGCTCAAGGACAAGGAACTGCACCGGGTGGTGTTCACCGAGATCACGCCGCGCGCGATCAAGGAAGCGATGCTCAAGCCCCGCGCGATCGCCGGCGACCTGGTCGACGCCCAGCAGGCGCGCCGCGCACTGGACTACCTGGTCGGCTTCAACCTGTCGCCGGTGCTGTGGCGCAAGGTGCAGCGCGGTCTCTCGGCCGGCCGCGTGCAGTCGCCGGCGTTGCGGATGATCGTCGAGCGCGAGGAGGAGATCGAAGCCTTCATCGCCCGCGAGTACTGGACCATCGAAGCGGCGTGCGCGCATGCCTCGCAGCCGTTCTCGGCCAAGCTGACGAAGCTCGACGGCAGGAAGTTCGAACAGTTCACCGTCACCGACGGCGACACCGCCGAGGACGCCCGCAGCCGCATCGTGGCGGCCGCACAGGGCGTCCTGCACGTCACCGACGTCACCAGCAAGGAGCGCAAGCGCCGCCCGGCGCCGCCGTTCACGACCTCCACCCTGCAACAGGAAGCCTCGCGCAAGCTCGGCTTCACCACCCGCCGCACCATGCAGGTGGCGCAGAAGCTGTACGAGGGCGTGGCCATCGGCGAGGAAGGCACCGTCGGCCTCATCACCTATATGCGTACCGACTCGGTGAGCCTGTCGCAGGACGCACTGGGCGAGATCCGCGACGTGATCGCGCGCGACTTCGGCACCGGCGCATTGCCCGACAAGCCGAATTTCTACCAGACCAAATCCAAGAACGCGCAGGAGGCCCACGAGGCCGTGCGCCCGAGCTCGGCACTGCGCACGCCCGCCCAGGTGGGCCGCCACCTCTCCGACGACGAGCGCCGCCTGTACGAGCTGATCTGGAAGCGCGCCGTCGCCTCGCAGATGGTTCCGGCCACGCTCAACACCGTGTCGGTGGACCTCGCCGCCGGCAGCGAGCACAGCTTCCGCGCCAGCGGGACCACGGTGATCGATCCCGGCTTCCTCGCCGTGTACGAGGAGGGCAAGGACAGCAAGGGCAAGGACGACGAGGACGAAGGTCGCAAGCTGCCGGTGATGAAGCCCGGTGAGCGCATCCCGCTCGACCGCATCCACGCCGACCAGCACTTCACCCAGCCCCCGCCGCGCTTCACCGAAGCCTCGCTGGTGAAGACGCTCGAGGAATACGGCATCGGCCGTCCGTCCACGTACGCGTCGATCATCCAGACCCTGCAGTTCCGCAAGTACGTGGAGATGGAAGGCCGCGCGTTCCGCCCGAGCGACGTCGGCCGCGCGGTGTCGAAGTTCCTGTCCAGCCACTTCACCCGCTACGTCGATTACGACTTCACCGCCAAGCTCGAGGACGATCTCGACGCGGTGAGCCGTGGCGAGGAGGACTGGGTGCCGCTGATGGAGAAGTTCTGGGGCCCGTTCAAGGAACTGGTAACGGAGAAGACCGAATCGGTCGACCGCAACGAGGCCACCGGCGCCCGCGAGCTCGGCACCGATCCCAAGACCGGCAAGCCGGTCAGCGTGCGCCTGGGGCGCTACGGGCCGTACGTTGCGATCGGCAGCACCGCCGAGGATGCCGAGGACAAGCCTAAGTTCGCATCGCTCAAGCCCGGCCAGAGCATGCACACCATCTCGCTCGAGGACGCGCTCGAGCTGTACCTGATGCCGCGCGTGCTCGGCGAGAACAACGGCGAGGAGGTCAGCGTCGGCATCGGCCGGTTCGGTCCGTTCGCCAAGCGCGGCAGCGTGTATGCCTCGCTGAAGAAGGAGGACGATCCCTACACCATCGACCTCGCCCGCGCGGTGTTCCTGATCGACGAGAAGGAAGAGATCGCCCGCAACCGCATCATCAAGGCGTTCGACGGCAGCGACATCCAGGTGCTCAACGGCCGCTTCGGGCCGTACATCAGCGACGGCAAGCTCAACGGCAAGATCCCCAAGGATCGCGAGCCGGCCTCGCTGACGCTGGAGGAAGTGACGAAGCTGCTCGAGGAAACCGGCAAGCCGGCACGCGGGCGCTTCGGCAAGAAGGTCGCGGCGAAGAAGGTGGCGAAGAAGGCCGCAGCCAAGGCACCGGCAACGGCGACGAAGAAGGCCGCAAAGAAAGCCACGAAGAAGGTGGCCAGGAAGGCGGCCGGCAAGACCGCGAAAAAGGCCGCCGGCAAGGTGGCGAAGAAGGCGGTGGCGAAGAAGGCCGCGGCACGCACGGCGAGCGCGACCGCCACGCCGTCGAACGTCGACGACGCACCGTTCTGA
- a CDS encoding L-threonylcarbamoyladenylate synthase, with protein sequence MTAQPAALSIDAAAARLRAGAVIAYPTEAVWGLGCDPFNEAALLRLLALKARPVDKGVILVAADAGQFDGLVDWDALDPTARAAVLASWPGPHTWIVPAAARVPAWVRGDHRDVAVRCSAHPVVAALCRAFGGPLVSTSANPAGAPPPRTLEAFDPVLGAAVDAIVDGATGGLERPTPIRDARSGQVVRD encoded by the coding sequence ATGACCGCGCAGCCCGCCGCGCTGTCGATCGACGCCGCCGCCGCGCGGCTGCGCGCGGGCGCGGTCATCGCCTATCCCACCGAAGCGGTGTGGGGGCTGGGCTGCGATCCCTTCAACGAGGCGGCGCTGCTGCGCCTGCTCGCCCTGAAGGCACGGCCGGTCGACAAGGGCGTGATCCTGGTGGCCGCCGATGCCGGCCAGTTCGACGGCCTGGTCGACTGGGATGCGCTCGACCCGACGGCACGCGCCGCGGTCCTCGCCAGCTGGCCCGGGCCGCACACCTGGATCGTGCCCGCCGCCGCGCGGGTGCCCGCATGGGTGCGTGGCGACCACCGCGATGTCGCGGTGCGCTGCAGCGCGCACCCGGTGGTGGCGGCGCTGTGCCGCGCGTTCGGTGGGCCGCTGGTGTCCACCAGCGCCAATCCCGCCGGTGCCCCGCCACCGCGCACCCTCGAGGCGTTCGACCCGGTGCTGGGTGCCGCGGTGGACGCCATCGTCGACGGCGCCACCGGCGGGCTCGAGCGTCCGACGCCGATCCGCGACGCGCGCAGCGGCCAGGTCGTGCGCGACTGA